Genomic window (Tribolium castaneum strain GA2 chromosome 2, icTriCast1.1, whole genome shotgun sequence):
GAATGTGTTTCTCACCGATGAGGAGCGGCTGAGTGATGAGGATGCAGAAATTGTGGATGTGTTTCACACCGATGGGGGCGTTTTGGGCTATTATAAGCCAATCGGGACTTTTGATGTTTATATCAATGGGGGTACACGGATCCAGCCTGATTGCAGGATTAGTTTCACTGAAATATCATCAGCAGGGGAGTTGTTTGAAGACAGTTAAGGTTGAGAAACGTGTAAACTCGGACTCAAACCATTTTCTAGGCTACTGTAGTCACACGCGAAGTTACGTCCGATTTACGGAAATCGTAAACGAGAAAAAATATTCCTGCAACAAGTGTGACTCCTGGCTTGAGCACATGGTCGGCTCTTGTGAAAAAAACGAGTTTTACGTGTTCGGGGCCGAAGATATTAATAAAACTATGACCGGGGTTTGTTTCGTTGACACagtaaacaaaaccaaataaaacaCAGATTAGTTAcgtatcttttatttttttctgtaataaGTAAGGTgccgttttatttgttttaataaaataaatcccTCTAGCTGTTGCCGGTGTCCAGTCCCCAAATTCCACGTCTTCAGTCCGGCTTGTTAGCACAATTTCTTCTTCATCGTTTAATTTCGCCGGCCTTGCCATAACATTTCTCTTGTTTATGCTTTCGATGAAATAATCGTTGGACCTCGCATGGCTACAATTATCTAAAAATCACAGTAAAAAATGGCCAAAGTGGCACAAAACCCACCATCGACTTTACGTGCAGGGCACCCAGGTTGGTTTTTCCCGCCGTTTACGTAAAAATCGACATGCCCTATGGGTTTCAAAATGCCGTAATAATTCACATCAGTGTGTATCACATCGATAAAAGTAGCGTCGTGTTTGTTCAACCTGGCTTCAGGTTTCGCATTTTCAAAGCCTGGACCAGCGGCGTCCGTTGCTGTGATCCTTGCCACCTTTTTCCCggtttttgaataaatgtttTTGCCCACGAAACCGGCCAAATGTGATCCTAGTGAGTGTCCTGTGGgccaatttttataactagGGACTAGAAATTTAGCTAGTCTTACCTATAAGGTGCACGTTTTCCACCGGAACCCTTAGGCTAACTATCAAATCGGCTATAAATTCCCCAACGGGTTTAATGTTAGCTGCAGACACTGCGAAACTTTTATTCGAAGCAATGGACCAGTCGAcgtaaataatgttatgtggGCCTTTTTGGAAATACTCTTGTTTCATTTGTTTGTACCACGGTGATGTTACGTTTGAAGTGTAACCATGCATTAGTATTTTCATGGGAAGGTTTCTCTCATCTTCGGGTAAGGAGTAGTCCTCGTTTATTGTTATAGCAGTCGTTTGGGTTGCACTTTTGAATAAGTAGTAAAAGACGTCGGATTTGGTCGCGTCAGCTTGACAGAAGTCGACGGAAGGGATTTGGGATAAAAATTCTCGAGTGTAAACTGGAAAATGGCTATTTTAGAAACGGGAAATACCAAGCTGACTAACTACCTAACTGTGAAGTTAGTTTACCTTGGTAGAGGAGCAATGTGTAGAAAATGATTAAAGATGCAATGGTCATTGTTACAgaatttaaactttattaatttagaGATATGTGACAGGAAATGTGACATAAAGGAGATTTTGTTATTGGTCAAGTTATGTAGCGATATCTACTTTACATTAAATTATGCCGATTCATGGGAGCACACATTAAGATAACGATAAGCATTAATGTTTGTAATGTCTgtacttttgtttttattttattggaaCTCTTCTACTAACGTTTTCGGCCCCTAAGGTCATCATCAAATAGTGGACGTCGTAATATTCTACGTCTAACACCACCGTCGTAATATTCTACTCAAAATTCGAAACTTATCTGACAACAAtaactgtttaattttttatcgaagaaattttgagaaaatcgctttgaaacttttgatttttttctgtagcAGATATCAAAGAATGTACAGGATGGTacattttggatgtccgaacAGAGCATAAacttattgtatttttttaatacattctGTACACTTGAAAATAATCTTGTCTATacattttgtacaaatttatttaaaattaatatttaatgacCAATACCGAATTTTAGCAGTTTGCTGGTACAACTTGtagaataaattttatatgGAATCTGAGAGAAttaaaacgttcaaaaatcaaaacctACAAACATGCCTTGTATGATACttgttaattatatttttatatttgcacTCAATTTATCCATTTCACAAACAAATGCATAATTTTATCTGTCTTACGAACAAGTTAATTAAAGattgtttttattgctttCTATTACATAAACCATTTCGTAGTGCAATGTGCAATTATTTCGCGAGCGTGAATTTGTGTGAATCCTTAAAAATCaactattaatttattaaaataaaacagataATGTATCatttattctaaaataaatcaggcAAGCCTCTACACAGTTAGAAGccaaattgtcaatttttattttattttgtaaaaataagaaatcattaattatttaattaattatttttaatttactccTAATTGTTTCACACTTGGGTGTAAATGTAGTTCAATGAAACCGATTTCACTTCCGATGTTGACCTGTCCTCTCATTATAGATCCATTTAGACGGGTTTACAGACGCATGAATCAACAAACCGCGGTCCAAAGTCCCAAGTGGTTACAACTGATTTTGTAATATCGCGAAATACCTGACACTgacattattttgaaacaGATATACGATTATAGTGGCGATAATTACAAAAAGCCGACAGAAGTGTTTAATGTGCctataattaacaaaagtGTTCTTGAGTACGTTAAAGTGACAGATAATtagttaatataaaaaaatacctgGCATTATTCAAAGATCACTCACTTCACGACGAAAAATACTGTACGGTATACTAcactatttatttttcgagTGGGATAGATTTGTTGACTGTGACGTCGGCGATTACGTGCTGTAAGTTTAGTAGGAGCACGTTATTATGTAAATTATGAACtgtggtaaaattttaaaaactgtgcCTGTTATCACTTATCAGTCTAttgttaagttttaatttttcataaggCTTGGACTCTAAATTTTGATAATGTGCTAATATTCCAACAAACAGATTCGTGGCTTCAAGCTTAAGGCCCCCATTTTCATGCGAACACGTACTGTACACGCTGATGAAGTCGGAACAGCTAATTGCGTGTATTTGTGCAGTTAGAACCTTGATAAGCCTTGAggaaaaatctatttttacgaTCTCAGAGCGCTATAATTCAGTTCgctcaaaacaaaagtttttctttattttatttatttaatttttttttaaatcttactCAAATTACGTAAGATCTGttgtttaaaatgtttgaaggTTGTGGTAACTTACCAAGGAATAAATATATTGTTTATAGTTATACAACAAAATATACTCGTACACTGGTATAATAATTGggaaagtgtttaaaaaaaatatattatttctttatttgtaaGCACAATATAACAatttacactaaattaaatcAACCTCTGCCGAAACGCTGTCGATGATGTTTTCACTTTTCTTTTTACTGTGTTCATTTTTCAAACGGCTGTGTTCGTACAAGCTTTCAACCACATCGTCCTCATCGATAAAATTCTCAACATCTTTCTTATACTTTTCCAAAATATCCCGTCTTATTAGTTCCGACTTGACGAATATTTCAATCGCCGGTCCTGTGAATTTCCCCACAGCAAACGGTGAAACCGAATCGGTTATAACCAAGTGGACTCCACTGGACGTCCTGTTGACGAACTCGCCCATTATGATCTGGGGCTCTTTGGGCGGACACCTCCCTATTAAGTACTCGGTGTAAGACGGGCACGGCCACCCCCAAAAACCCATTTGTGTTGTGATTGATTCGGCAAAGTACAAGGGCGCTCGGTGGTGATTACAAGCGAAAAATCCTAAAaccagtttttatttatttatttttaaataattagtaCACTTGTTTTACTGTTCTCTGCCCAACATCCGGGCTGGATCACGCCCCCATTTATGTAAAAGTCGACATGGCCGCTCTCCTCCACAATGCCTTGCACGAAAGCGTTTGTGTGGATGACGTCGACGAATTCGGCGTCGCCTTTGTCTAATTTGTTTTCGGGGCCCGCTGTTAGGAAACCGGGACCGGCAGGATCGAGTCCTGTAATCCTGGAAACTTTGTACGGGCGAAGGGCGTTAGCGACGAAGTTTGTTAACTGGCCGCCTAAACTAAAACCGATCAGGTGGATGTTTTTGGCTCCTAGCTCCTTTATTCGGTCGACTAATTGGGAAGTGCATTCGCCCACATGGCGCGTGTTCCACACGGCAGCCGGGTAACAAGGACCTGCGGCAAGGGACGACCAGTCCACGAAGAATATGTTCAAGTCGGTTGTGCGGTTGAAATATTCTGGAATGAATGGGCGAATATTTAGTGCTTcctttgccatttttttaatacttgttAAAGTGGCGACTCGTGTTTTCACAATAAAGTATAATTCGCAAAACAAGCTTTATTTGGCAAATGTGATGTTTCattgttctatttttgttCAAGACATTTTTAAGCGCCAGCTcacttttttcacaaaattttgctcattCTATTAGACTAAGAAATTATTATctacgaaaattgaaaattaggTAATTGCCTTTTTCATTAGATTTATCTTGCtgttgaacaagaaaattcattCATTTTGGGAAAATAAGTCAGAAAATGACTAATTAATCATATTAAATTCAGAGTAAATTCGTTAAAACGCGCCAAAAATTACTTGATGTTAAGGTAAAAACTCTTTAGCTTGATTATTGTATTATAAATGAGAAACACTTTTTTGAGAATTTCCCAATTACGcacttagttttttttaacattatttttgtaataaaatttttcgcgtaaaattttacttaactAGATCGGCGAAAGTTACCACTGCAGATCGAAAATGTCATTACTTTTACCTTTAAATACCGACTTGACAGACATCggtaatataatataatatcaAAAATTGCCGGATATTCTTGTAATATCCTTTATTTTATAACAGGTTACTGTTTGTTAATAATggtattgttatttattacgtagataatatcaataattaacaataaaaatgtagtcTCTTATCCaatattccaaaaattaaaaaagaaaatcaaGCTCATACCTATTTGAGTAACTTATAGGACACAAAAACGAACATagtaaatagaaaataaatataaaagcaagtaaataagtaataaaataattaaataattttttattgttgtttttttttcttttctaatgTCTGCTTTATTTGTGATAGATAGTTCAGAATTAATCAGAATGTGTGCTAtactctttttcaaaaatttaaagattagAATACATAACAGGACATTCAGTCTAACAAGCTAAACAATCACCACAGAGGAATAAAAATGATAGTTCTCTGCCTTACCcatagctttatttttttaaaagctttttttgtaTGAAGATCGCgtttattttgcgaaatttgcCAAATTACATGTAATTTGGTGTGATTTTTGCTTACTTAGAATAGTTATAAAAACTcactttattataattacaagcgagacaattattttttttttgctaaaacagaCCTAAAATTTATCTAATTGGGTCgataattatgttattttgaACCAAAAAGTTACgtgttgtaataaaaatcaatatcTAATTCTCgtaaaatttttctcaaacttgaaatgttcaatttttcgcataaatttgccaaaacaagccaaaaaattacaaaagagaTTTGAGATATGACACTATTTTGgcctttttttagatttctatGGCGTATGTGTGAGGAGCGCACTTATTTTGCGTTTTGTCACAAATTACCAAATTACTTCTAAATTGGTATTATTTTGGCCTATTTTTTAGAGTGGTTTATTAGctcattttgcaaaatttcttaataaaacggcaaaaaatttgcaattaaaatcgaaaattacGGTGCTTTCATATTTCACCACTGTTTGTTTTACGAAGATATAAGtgaaaaactatatttttgcgaaattttataaatctgGAGCAAATATTTACCTAGTTTGATAGGCCTGATAATACTAGATTTACGTTATCATATTAAATTATATATGAATGTTGTCCaagattgtatttttttaaaagcaaaaaaatgagaaattttttttagcaaatttccttttaaaattcaaataattacgTGTCtagttaaataaatcaatatttttgcctttttccaATTCTGGCACCcacttttcttaaaatttttactcaaatggtccggtaaaaaataaatataaatatatatgcGTATGGTGGTAATGCCATCACCCAAGTGCCAGAGTTTTCAGGTCGCATCTACAGCCTAAAATTACAGTCcggtaattttaatttggagCATTTTGTCATGTTTTGCAGTAAATAGATAAACAGTTTTTCTCATAAATTTGCCACAACaggccaaaaaatcacaaaagaaATGGGTTGaaaattactattttcttgtttttgagTCGGGAGtgcattttgctaaaaattacaaaactggttaatttaatttagagtTGTTTGgtagaataaaaattttgcaactaGGGCGAAAACGATATCATTTTGATATATTTCTAAATTTAGCCCGTTTTATATCGTTGCGGTTTTCCTTACTAAGTTTATTATCTTGTTTTTAACCGCAATATTCATCATTATTCTgcatttcgtcaaaaaataatcaaattaaattgaaataaatgttCATTTTTAAGCCCCTTTAGAGTGATTTTCCTCATATATTAAGCGAAATTTCGATACGAACACCCAGAATCACCTAATCACGTCAAAAATTTCACACatgtgtttttaaaacaaaaaatgtgttgtTGTTAGCACGACCTCACGTTTTGAAACCGCTTACGaactaataaatatttcacttaCGTTTTTTGATTTCGATCAAAACGTTCAAATTCCGGTCGGAGTTATATCCGTGAATAACAATTTTCGTCGGAAGACTTGGATCAAACGTCGTCGAACTCAAATTCGAATTGCCAGGCTCACCACCGATTCTCACAGGTTCCGGCTCTTCTTGAAACTTCTTcgaatacaaataaaacgtcacATCGGGATCGGGACACAatctttaacatttttctttgcaaaaattcCTGACCTTCAACTATTTTACCTATTAACCGCTATTTTGCAACTACCTATCACAATGGTATCAATCCCTGACTGAGTGCCCTGTTTGGAGGCTGGACGCGGCACATCGCTCGCAGGGACTATCACGACCTGTGCCTGGACATGAGTGGCTGAAAAGTCGGTAAATAACTTGCGAAAATCAGCCAAATTCACTTACATTTGAGAAATAAAACGAAGAAGAGGTGCTTCCACATTTTTGTCCTCGAATGTTTGGGCGCATTCTTCGCCCGCTAATTTAAAGAAAGTTCAGACAAAATATAACGTCGATTCACGCTATCATTCACAACACTGCACTCCGATAATTTTGTACGCACGTCTCGTTCAGgtcaattaatttcaattcaaGGCACACAGCCGCTTTGAAACGGTTATCTTCCTTTAGGAGATTGATAGATACTTTGCGAAATAACACAACTCAAGGAGAACAAAACGTACGGCGAAAACGAAATCAGTTTACTTAATGAATGGCAGAATCTCGTACCAACTGCATTAAGTAATGAGTTTTTGAAGAAAGTTAATAAATGATCAACATACGATTGCGGAACGAGTTAAGTTGGATAATAAGGCAAATGCTAAATTTATGTTATCGTCGGTTATACTTCGCACTTTGCGAAAACGCTAACAATGTGAAAGCTCCGTGACAAAAACCaaactgaaatatttttatctgaCGCAACCACACAACCATAAAAACGCCCAATTAACTGATggtatcaaattatttatgttagGCCTAATTGGTGTCTAGTCTTAAcgctacttttatttttccttctGGAGCTTTTTGAGTCGTTTCTTGGAAATCACACGGTCTACTTCGTCTCCAATATTAACTTAACCACACAGTATAAGATGCAGGCCTATAATTACGCATTTTTTGGAATAGTAAGTAGGTACCGTTAAGCTAGGATGTCATCATTTCTCATCTTATCATTTTTCACAATCTTGATTGGAGATAAAAATCAGACCTTCATCTCATTTCAATCATTATTTCCATTTCGTTGCGTAAACACTTCAGGATTTGTTCTAAACGaggaaatttcaaattaaggAAAACTTTACTAgatgcaattattattattattgagcACCACCAACTGTTGTTATCATTACATAATCCGCTCGTTTCGATCAGTTTTTTCAGAAGTTCTGTGGGTAATATAAGCGTTGAACTGGTTTTGTAGCTCTTACAAAATTGAATTTGAGGCGACAAGCTGCATTCTCCCGTGTGTAATAACTTTCTGCACCTATCAACCATATTTcttgtaatttatattttaattgttactCGTACAttcactaaataaaataaatcgaagcCAAACTGGTGTCTTATATGGAAATTCAACCTCTGATTTAAAAAGTGATGAAGAGGATGTCTCTTGAAATCAACAATTT
Coding sequences:
- the LOC107398628 gene encoding phospholipase A1 VesT1.02 isoform X3; translation: MPVYTREFLSQIPSVDFCQADATKSDVFYYLFKSATQTTAITINEDYSLPEDERNLPMKILMHGYTSNVTSPWYKQMKQEYFQKGPHNIIYVDWSIASNKSFAVSAANIKPVGEFIADLIVSLRVPVENVHLIGHSLGSHLAGFVGKNIYSKTGKKVARITATDAAGPGFENAKPEARLNKHDATFIDVIHTDVNYYGILKPIGHVDFYVNGGKNQPGCPARKVDDNCSHARSNDYFIESINKRNVMARPAKLNDEEEIVLTSRTEDVEFGDWTPATARGIYFIKTNKTAPYLLQKKIKDT
- the LOC107398628 gene encoding phospholipase A1 isoform X2; this translates as MTIASLIIFYTLLLYQVYTREFLSQIPSVDFCQADATKSDVFYYLFKSATQTTAITINEDYSLPEDERNLPMKILMHGYTSNVTSPWYKQMKQEYFQKGPHNIIYVDWSIASNKSFAVSAANIKPVGEFIADLIVSLRVPVENVHLIGHSLGSHLAGFVGKNIYSKTGKKVARITATDAAGPGFENAKPEARLNKHDATFIDVIHTDVNYYGILKPIGHVDFYVNGGKNQPGCPARKVDDNCSHARSNDYFIESINKRNVMARPAKLNDEEEIVLTSRTEDVEFGDWTPATARGIYFIKTNKTAPYLLQKKIKDT
- the LOC107398628 gene encoding phospholipase A1 isoform X1, with the protein product MTIASLIIFYTLLLYQGKLTSQLVYTREFLSQIPSVDFCQADATKSDVFYYLFKSATQTTAITINEDYSLPEDERNLPMKILMHGYTSNVTSPWYKQMKQEYFQKGPHNIIYVDWSIASNKSFAVSAANIKPVGEFIADLIVSLRVPVENVHLIGHSLGSHLAGFVGKNIYSKTGKKVARITATDAAGPGFENAKPEARLNKHDATFIDVIHTDVNYYGILKPIGHVDFYVNGGKNQPGCPARKVDDNCSHARSNDYFIESINKRNVMARPAKLNDEEEIVLTSRTEDVEFGDWTPATARGIYFIKTNKTAPYLLQKKIKDT
- the LOC663002 gene encoding lipase member H-A, translated to MWKHLFFVLFLKSTHVQAQVVIVPASDVPRPASKQGTQSGIDTIVIGSCKIAVNRLCPDPDVTFYLYSKKFQEEPEPVRIGGEPGNSNLSSTTFDPSLPTKIVIHGYNSDRNLNVLIEIKKQYFNRTTDLNIFFVDWSSLAAGPCYPAAVWNTRHVGECTSQLVDRIKELGAKNIHLIGFSLGGQLTNFVANALRPYKVSRITGLDPAGPGFLTAGPENKLDKGDAEFVDVIHTNAFVQGIVEESGHVDFYINGGVIQPGCWAENRFFACNHHRAPLYFAESITTQMGFWGWPCPSYTEYLIGRCPPKEPQIIMGEFVNRTSSGVHLVITDSVSPFAVGKFTGPAIEIFVKSELIRRDILEKYKKDVENFIDEDDVVESLYEHSRLKNEHSKKKSENIIDSVSAEVDLI